One Natrinema marinum genomic window carries:
- a CDS encoding lipid II:glycine glycyltransferase FemX produces MSIEIRTLDPQVDADEWNRYVDRSDGSNPFFRAEALRLQAEDTRTTPYLLAGFKGQEPVGIFPIFEYTRGPVTGVFSPAPHSWTSYLGPALLNVDKLKQRKADRRIKRFLEGCLEWIDDELSPLYSKFVTAEFDDIRPFVWNEYDVEPCHTYIVDLDGTEEELLKRFSSDARSNIRNADEESYTIEEGDGDDVERIVRKVRERYESQGQPFHLSSEFARSTYEQLPDGAIRPYVCRVDGEFLGGILVLESDRRRYRWQGGVKPDADVDIAINDLLDWHVMRDGLRDGIAEYDLVGAGVPSINRYKAKFNPRLETHYEITSGAFGIDLLVDQYQKHR; encoded by the coding sequence ATGAGCATCGAAATACGCACCCTCGATCCGCAAGTGGATGCCGACGAGTGGAACCGTTACGTCGACCGATCGGACGGCTCGAACCCGTTCTTCCGGGCCGAAGCGCTCCGGCTGCAGGCCGAGGATACGAGAACAACACCCTATCTACTCGCCGGATTCAAGGGACAGGAGCCCGTCGGTATCTTTCCGATCTTCGAGTACACCAGAGGTCCGGTCACCGGCGTCTTCTCCCCCGCGCCACACTCGTGGACGTCGTACCTCGGTCCCGCGCTGTTGAACGTCGACAAGCTCAAACAGCGCAAGGCCGACCGGCGTATCAAGCGGTTTCTGGAGGGCTGTCTCGAGTGGATCGACGACGAGCTCTCGCCGCTGTACAGCAAGTTCGTCACCGCGGAGTTCGACGATATCCGCCCGTTCGTCTGGAACGAGTACGACGTCGAGCCGTGTCACACGTACATCGTGGACCTCGACGGCACCGAAGAGGAGCTGCTGAAGCGATTCAGCAGCGACGCGCGGAGTAACATCCGAAACGCCGACGAGGAGAGTTACACGATCGAAGAGGGCGACGGAGACGACGTCGAGCGGATCGTCCGGAAGGTCCGCGAACGGTACGAGAGCCAGGGCCAACCGTTCCATCTGAGCAGCGAGTTCGCCAGATCGACCTACGAGCAACTGCCCGACGGCGCGATCAGGCCCTACGTCTGCCGGGTCGACGGCGAGTTCCTCGGGGGGATCCTCGTCCTCGAGTCCGATCGGCGGCGGTATCGCTGGCAAGGCGGCGTCAAGCCCGATGCGGACGTCGATATCGCGATCAACGACCTGCTCGACTGGCACGTCATGCGCGACGGCCTCCGCGACGGGATCGCGGAGTACGACCTCGTCGGGGCCGGCGTCCCGAGCATCAACCGATACAAAGCGAAGTTCAACCCGCGCCTCGAGACCCACTACGAGATCACGTCGGGCGCGTTCGGGATCGACCTGCTAGTCGATCAGTATCAGAAACACCGGTAG
- the glmM gene encoding phosphoglucosamine mutase — MFGTSGIRGRVGRDVTAELALSVGRAVASEGYDRVVVGRDVRESGSMLVDAVVAGLCECGADALTVGVEATPTIARAIEHLEADAGIVVTASHNPAEDNGIKLWNPSGKAFGPDQRDAIERRLREEEYDLADWDGVGDRRHRAGVRDHHAETLRAAVDLERELSVVVDIGNGAGGVTASVLDDLGCQVRTLNGQEDGSFPGRPSEPTAETLETLSTLVEATDADLGIAHDGDADRMLAVDETGMFVPKDTLLALFAREAAGEGQRVAAPVDTSLAVDDALAGVGASLTRTQVGDVYVAERTTESDVVFGGEPSGAWIWPEETRCPDGPLAACKLTELVAERGPLSALVGEIDGYPIRRTSLEVEEKAAVMAEASERVRDRYDEIDTLDGVRVETDDGWFLLRASGTQPLIRVTAEARSATDADALFEEAQAVITEIGTPNA, encoded by the coding sequence ATGTTCGGAACCAGCGGTATTCGCGGACGGGTCGGACGCGACGTGACGGCCGAGCTGGCGCTGTCGGTCGGCCGCGCGGTCGCCTCGGAGGGATACGACCGCGTCGTCGTCGGTCGCGACGTTCGGGAGAGCGGCTCGATGCTCGTCGACGCGGTCGTCGCGGGCCTGTGTGAGTGCGGTGCGGACGCGCTCACGGTGGGCGTCGAGGCGACACCGACGATCGCTCGCGCGATCGAGCATCTCGAGGCTGATGCGGGAATCGTCGTGACGGCCTCGCACAACCCCGCAGAAGACAACGGGATCAAGCTCTGGAATCCGTCGGGGAAGGCGTTCGGGCCCGACCAGCGCGATGCGATCGAGCGCCGGCTCCGCGAAGAGGAGTACGACCTGGCCGACTGGGACGGCGTCGGCGACCGCCGCCACCGAGCGGGCGTTCGCGACCACCACGCCGAGACGCTCCGGGCGGCCGTCGATCTCGAGCGGGAACTGAGCGTCGTCGTCGATATCGGGAACGGAGCCGGCGGCGTGACGGCGTCGGTCCTCGACGACCTCGGCTGTCAGGTGCGCACGCTCAACGGGCAGGAAGACGGCTCGTTCCCGGGACGACCGAGTGAGCCGACCGCCGAAACGCTCGAGACACTGTCGACGCTCGTCGAGGCGACGGACGCCGACCTCGGGATCGCCCACGACGGCGACGCCGATCGGATGCTGGCGGTCGACGAGACGGGGATGTTCGTCCCGAAGGACACGCTGCTCGCGCTGTTCGCTCGAGAGGCGGCAGGAGAGGGGCAACGGGTGGCCGCCCCTGTCGACACCAGCCTCGCCGTTGACGACGCGCTGGCCGGCGTCGGCGCGTCGCTGACGCGGACGCAGGTCGGGGATGTCTACGTCGCGGAGCGAACGACGGAGTCCGACGTGGTCTTCGGCGGCGAACCCAGCGGGGCGTGGATCTGGCCCGAGGAGACGCGCTGTCCAGACGGCCCGCTCGCGGCCTGCAAGCTGACCGAACTCGTCGCCGAACGGGGGCCGCTCTCGGCGCTCGTCGGCGAGATCGACGGGTATCCGATCCGGCGCACGTCGCTCGAGGTCGAAGAGAAGGCGGCGGTAATGGCCGAAGCGAGCGAGCGAGTGCGGGACCGATACGACGAGATCGATACGCTCGATGGCGTTCGGGTCGAAACCGACGACGGCTGGTTCTTGCTCCGAGCGAGCGGCACGCAGCCGCTGATCCGAGTGACGGCGGAGGCGCGTTCGGCGACCGACGCCGACGCGTTGTTCGAGGAGGCACAGGCCGTGATCACGGAGATCGGCACGCCGAACGCCTGA
- a CDS encoding DEAD/DEAH box helicase, which translates to MTDERSSTPADEQRSESADPADGEATDAGAAADENGADEFTIADFHDASQREGRPVLTAAAVSRALEVPHEETSDRLEALADDGSIERLSVSTDPVVWYPSELEDLTDRERVVVFPKRREIIVDRPDQFTRAQLSQFAHLADANGEKGYRYVVRPEDVWGTPHDSFEELARTMRQALGQRSERLEEWVHSQWDRAHQFRLTTHEEGYTVLEAQSPEVMGNVARQKLDEEHVHAPISETEDWVREGSEAAIKRILYEAGYPVQDHRELASGEALPIELGVRLRDYQQTWVDRFAEAGEGVFVGPPGSGKTVAAMGAMAHVEGETLVLVPSRDLARQWADAVLEYTSLEADQVGQYHGGRKEVRPVTIATYQIAGMDRHRSLFDDREWGLVIFDECQHVPSDVYRRSTHLQSKHRLGLSASPIREDDRQTEIFTLVGPPIGTDWEALFEAGFVAEPELEIRYVPWGDDEQANAYGSADGREKYRVAAKNRGKVDEVRYLLSAHPDSKALVFVDYLEQGRDLSAALEVPFLSGETPHHERRRLLEEFRRDERDLLIVSRVGDEGIDLPTADLAIIASGLGGSRRQGTQRAGRTMRPAGGALVYVLATRGTREEDFARKQLQHLGRKGMTVREQTVERDED; encoded by the coding sequence GTGACCGACGAACGTTCTTCGACGCCCGCCGACGAGCAGCGAAGCGAGTCCGCCGACCCGGCCGACGGTGAGGCGACCGACGCCGGCGCGGCGGCCGACGAGAACGGCGCCGACGAGTTCACCATCGCCGACTTCCACGACGCCAGCCAGCGCGAGGGCCGGCCCGTCCTGACGGCGGCAGCCGTCTCCCGCGCCCTCGAGGTCCCCCACGAAGAAACGAGCGACCGGCTCGAAGCCCTCGCCGACGACGGAAGCATAGAGCGCCTCTCGGTGTCGACCGATCCCGTGGTCTGGTACCCCAGCGAACTCGAGGACCTCACCGACCGCGAGCGGGTGGTCGTCTTCCCGAAGCGCCGCGAAATAATCGTCGACCGACCCGACCAGTTCACACGCGCGCAACTCTCGCAGTTCGCCCATCTGGCCGACGCCAACGGCGAGAAGGGGTATCGCTACGTCGTCCGCCCGGAGGACGTCTGGGGGACGCCCCACGACTCCTTCGAGGAACTGGCCCGGACGATGCGGCAGGCGCTCGGCCAGCGTTCGGAACGGCTCGAGGAGTGGGTCCACAGCCAGTGGGACCGCGCCCACCAGTTCCGGCTGACGACGCACGAGGAGGGGTACACCGTTCTCGAGGCCCAGAGCCCCGAAGTTATGGGCAACGTCGCCCGGCAGAAACTCGACGAGGAACACGTCCACGCACCGATCTCCGAGACCGAAGACTGGGTCCGCGAGGGGTCGGAGGCCGCCATCAAGCGTATCCTCTACGAGGCGGGCTACCCGGTACAGGACCACCGCGAACTCGCCTCGGGCGAGGCGCTGCCGATCGAACTCGGCGTCCGGCTCCGGGACTACCAGCAGACGTGGGTCGACCGCTTCGCCGAGGCCGGCGAGGGCGTGTTCGTTGGCCCGCCGGGCAGCGGGAAGACCGTCGCGGCGATGGGCGCGATGGCCCACGTCGAGGGCGAGACCCTCGTGCTCGTGCCGAGCCGCGACCTCGCGCGCCAGTGGGCCGACGCCGTCCTCGAGTACACCTCGCTCGAGGCCGACCAGGTCGGGCAGTACCACGGCGGCCGCAAGGAGGTGCGCCCGGTGACGATCGCAACTTACCAGATCGCGGGGATGGATCGCCACCGCTCGCTGTTCGACGACCGGGAGTGGGGGCTGGTGATCTTCGACGAGTGTCAGCACGTTCCCTCGGACGTCTACCGGCGGAGTACCCACTTGCAGTCCAAACATCGCTTGGGGCTCAGCGCCAGCCCGATCAGGGAAGACGATCGTCAGACCGAAATTTTCACCCTCGTCGGCCCGCCGATCGGCACCGACTGGGAGGCGCTGTTCGAGGCCGGGTTCGTCGCCGAACCCGAACTCGAGATCCGCTACGTCCCGTGGGGCGACGACGAGCAGGCAAACGCCTACGGCTCGGCCGACGGCCGCGAGAAGTACCGCGTCGCCGCGAAAAACCGAGGGAAAGTCGACGAAGTCCGCTACCTGCTGTCGGCCCACCCCGACTCGAAGGCGCTGGTCTTCGTCGATTACCTCGAGCAGGGGCGGGACCTCTCGGCGGCGCTCGAGGTCCCCTTCCTCAGCGGCGAGACGCCCCACCACGAGCGACGCCGATTGCTCGAGGAATTTCGCCGAGACGAGCGCGACCTCCTGATCGTCTCTCGAGTGGGCGACGAAGGGATCGATCTGCCGACGGCCGATCTGGCGATCATCGCCTCCGGGCTCGGCGGGAGCCGCCGGCAGGGGACACAACGAGCGGGCCGGACGATGCGTCCGGCCGGCGGTGCGCTGGTCTACGTGTTGGCGACGCGGGGGACTCGAGAGGAGGACTTCGCGCGGAAACAGCTCCAGCATCTCGGTCGCAAGGGGATGACAGTCCGCGAGCAGACGGTCGAGCGGGACGAGGACTGA
- a CDS encoding helicase HerA domain-containing protein: MSDEPTQRQILVGETADGANLKLPVVELLTGRGFVTGKSGSGKSNTASVIAEELLEAGYPLLIVDTDGEYYGLKEEYEMLHAGADEECDIQIGPEHAEQMATIALEENVPVILDVSGYLDEDVADELLREVARQLFVKEKKLKKPFLLVVEEVHEYIPEGGGVGETGNLLIKISKRGRKHGLGILGISQRPADVKKDFITQANWLVWHRLTWDNDTKVVGRIIDTEYSELVADLDDGQAFVQTDWTEVDVRKIQFRRKRTFDAGATPGLDDFERPELKSVSDALVGDLQEISERKDREQDRINELENELEKKEKRIETLEDELSSARDVSSAARQMADALQNTETVQSQLPGGGGEDLRRLHEEIAELESERDDLRETLEARDELIEDLQEELDARAGKLRQLKQENKQLRGIVRDLERERPYLDPGEDGENGEAEAGGGDDSTDDSGIVQAGGEAHEYGYTPVGEGESDGSDGDGEMDPTDEPGFVVADEERDLADLLEVPWLEERVGRACEGSRCSVETAGDVLAVFAREGPLETEPVAAAVDRSPVAVQSLLSELRTEGVLERTDERTYGLSDDLLAELTETAAAE, encoded by the coding sequence GTGAGCGACGAACCGACGCAGCGCCAGATCCTCGTCGGCGAAACGGCCGACGGCGCGAACCTGAAACTACCGGTCGTCGAACTGCTCACCGGCCGGGGGTTCGTCACCGGCAAGTCGGGGTCGGGGAAGTCAAACACCGCGTCGGTCATCGCGGAGGAACTGCTCGAGGCCGGCTACCCGCTCCTGATCGTCGACACGGACGGCGAGTACTACGGGCTGAAAGAGGAGTACGAGATGCTCCACGCAGGGGCCGACGAGGAGTGCGACATTCAGATCGGGCCGGAACACGCCGAACAGATGGCGACGATCGCGCTCGAGGAGAACGTCCCCGTCATCCTCGACGTGTCCGGGTACCTCGACGAGGACGTGGCCGACGAACTGCTCCGGGAGGTCGCCCGCCAGTTGTTCGTCAAAGAGAAGAAGCTGAAGAAGCCGTTCTTGCTGGTCGTCGAGGAGGTCCACGAGTACATTCCGGAGGGCGGCGGCGTCGGCGAGACGGGGAACCTGCTGATCAAGATCAGCAAGCGCGGCCGGAAACACGGGCTGGGCATTCTGGGGATCAGCCAGCGGCCGGCCGACGTGAAGAAGGACTTCATCACGCAGGCCAACTGGCTGGTCTGGCACCGGCTGACCTGGGACAACGACACCAAGGTCGTCGGCCGGATCATCGACACCGAGTACTCGGAACTCGTCGCCGATCTCGACGACGGACAGGCGTTCGTCCAGACCGACTGGACCGAAGTCGACGTGCGGAAGATCCAATTCCGCCGCAAGCGGACCTTCGACGCCGGCGCGACGCCCGGCCTCGACGACTTCGAGCGCCCCGAACTCAAGTCGGTTTCCGATGCGCTCGTGGGGGATCTGCAGGAGATTTCCGAGCGCAAGGACCGCGAACAGGATCGGATCAACGAACTCGAGAATGAACTCGAGAAGAAAGAAAAGCGCATCGAGACCTTAGAGGACGAACTCTCCTCCGCGCGAGACGTCTCGAGTGCGGCCAGACAGATGGCCGACGCCTTACAGAACACGGAGACAGTCCAGTCGCAACTGCCCGGTGGGGGCGGCGAGGACCTGCGCCGGCTTCACGAGGAGATCGCCGAACTCGAGAGCGAACGCGACGACCTCCGCGAGACGCTCGAGGCTCGCGACGAACTGATCGAGGACCTCCAGGAGGAACTCGATGCGCGAGCCGGGAAACTCCGACAGCTCAAACAGGAGAACAAGCAGCTTCGCGGGATCGTCCGCGACCTCGAGCGCGAGCGGCCGTATCTGGACCCCGGCGAGGACGGGGAGAACGGCGAGGCCGAGGCTGGCGGTGGGGACGACAGCACCGACGACTCGGGAATCGTCCAGGCCGGCGGCGAGGCACACGAGTACGGGTACACGCCGGTCGGCGAGGGCGAGTCCGACGGGTCGGACGGTGACGGAGAGATGGACCCGACCGACGAGCCGGGATTCGTCGTCGCCGACGAGGAGCGCGACCTCGCCGATCTCCTCGAGGTCCCGTGGCTCGAGGAGCGAGTGGGGCGCGCGTGCGAGGGATCGCGGTGCTCGGTCGAGACGGCCGGCGACGTGCTCGCCGTCTTCGCCCGCGAGGGGCCACTCGAGACGGAACCCGTCGCCGCCGCGGTCGATCGATCGCCGGTCGCGGTCCAGAGTCTCCTCTCGGAGCTCCGGACGGAGGGGGTCCTCGAGCGGACAGACGAACGGACCTACGGGTTGAGCGACGACCTGCTCGCGGAGCTGACCGAGACCGCGGCGGCCGAGTGA
- a CDS encoding MarR family transcriptional regulator — protein MSATETEPEAEGSADAATDEASGSADAALADLPPSAKLVYKVLEYEQPLTQEGVAAETRLCPRTARYALGKLEDHELVTSRVCLEDARQSKYRIAE, from the coding sequence ATGAGCGCGACCGAGACGGAACCCGAAGCCGAGGGATCTGCCGACGCGGCGACCGACGAGGCCAGCGGCTCGGCCGACGCCGCCCTCGCCGACCTCCCGCCCAGCGCGAAACTCGTCTACAAAGTCCTCGAGTACGAGCAGCCGCTGACCCAGGAGGGGGTCGCCGCCGAGACGCGGCTGTGCCCCCGGACCGCTCGCTACGCGCTCGGCAAGCTCGAGGATCACGAACTGGTCACCAGCCGGGTCTGTCTCGAGGACGCCCGGCAGTCGAAGTATCGGATCGCGGAATAA
- a CDS encoding DegT/DnrJ/EryC1/StrS family aminotransferase, whose protein sequence is MITATPSVFDASVSRSGAPGIGSFVDQHAPDVAYTYYGAGKVALRDGLSGLVEPGENVLVPAYLSPAVVEPFHELGLESRFYAIEPTLAPDFDDLERRLDDDTAAIVSVNYFGFPQPGLERIASLADTHDCYHVDDNAHAPLSVDEGTLLGTVGDLGITTLRKLLPVPDGAILYCADDEVREAFEPSALAGPADRIAATDCRFVASSVAETVLGASQSLHRSVEAFLANGADDPASVDPEARYEAAKVPMSRLSKAVADAAEPDAIRATRRENFRTWQRVLDDRDDVTALYDRLPKGISPYEFPVRADDPAAFQSTLADCGVVGAHSWPILRESVHGNEAYETANRLADEVVTLPVHQGIETSAIEAVGDRLDR, encoded by the coding sequence ATGATCACCGCTACCCCCTCCGTGTTCGACGCGTCGGTCTCGCGGTCGGGGGCACCCGGTATCGGCTCGTTCGTCGACCAGCACGCCCCCGATGTCGCGTACACGTACTACGGCGCCGGCAAGGTCGCGCTCCGGGACGGCCTCTCCGGGCTCGTCGAGCCCGGCGAGAACGTCCTCGTCCCGGCCTATCTCTCGCCCGCCGTCGTCGAACCGTTCCACGAACTCGGCCTCGAGTCGCGCTTCTACGCGATCGAACCCACGCTCGCGCCCGACTTCGACGACCTCGAGCGGCGGCTCGACGACGACACCGCCGCGATCGTCTCGGTCAACTACTTCGGCTTCCCCCAACCCGGCCTCGAGCGGATCGCGTCTCTGGCCGACACACACGACTGTTACCACGTCGACGACAACGCGCACGCGCCCCTGAGCGTCGACGAAGGAACGCTGCTCGGGACCGTCGGCGATCTCGGGATCACGACGCTGCGAAAGCTGCTCCCGGTCCCAGACGGCGCCATCCTCTACTGTGCCGACGACGAGGTCCGCGAGGCGTTCGAACCGTCAGCGCTCGCCGGCCCCGCCGATCGGATCGCGGCCACCGACTGCCGGTTCGTGGCGTCGTCTGTCGCCGAAACCGTCCTCGGGGCGAGCCAGTCGCTCCATCGGTCTGTCGAGGCGTTCCTGGCCAACGGCGCGGACGACCCCGCGAGCGTCGACCCCGAAGCGCGGTACGAAGCCGCGAAAGTTCCGATGTCGAGGCTCTCGAAGGCCGTCGCCGACGCCGCGGAGCCGGACGCGATTCGAGCGACTCGGCGGGAGAACTTCCGGACCTGGCAGCGCGTGCTCGACGACCGAGACGACGTGACTGCGCTCTACGACCGGCTTCCGAAAGGAATCAGTCCCTACGAGTTCCCCGTCCGCGCGGACGACCCGGCGGCCTTCCAGTCGACGCTCGCGGATTGTGGCGTCGTCGGCGCTCACTCCTGGCCGATCCTCCGCGAGTCGGTACACGGAAACGAGGCCTACGAGACCGCCAACCGGCTCGCGGACGAAGTCGTCACGCTCCCCGTCCACCAGGGGATCGAGACGTCGGCGATCGAGGCCGTTGGCGATCGACTCGACCGTTGA
- a CDS encoding alkaline phosphatase family protein encodes MAGSTDGEDLRLLVVGLDAGCQPILEPLFESGDLPTLERLFETGTAGPLESQIPPWTASAWPSLYTGKNPGKHGVYDFLSFDGYDWDVVNASHVRARPIWELLSEHGVTSVVVNVPVTHPARAFDGALIPGLTAPEDPDCHPTGILEDVKVACGGDYWLYPQRSPEPDRSIEGYERTVELRGKAFRYLTRRFDPEFGFVQFQQTDSVFHERPGDKRAIEAVYREVDRQVRETIERTDPENVLVVSDHGMGKVTGTEFRVNEFLRDEGYVSAKSGGEGMPTWSKAWENDLLEGAEAGNREQSALERAMNVAAKFGITTQRVASALDRVGLKEPIGTRVPNDMIRAASEQVDFPESRAYVRSKSELGVRINLEGREPNGQVSESAYESVRDELVDELSAVRTPDGEPVFDAVEPRETYFEGEHVDLAPDVVTVPAGFDNAISADLGTGRFGEPMEPWNHKRTGVVAAAGSAFDESAALEDATIFDIAPTICSLFDVPIDAAMDGGPLPIIDGSTEEPYPAYEPAPITATDDGAVEDRLSDLGYL; translated from the coding sequence ATGGCAGGTTCGACCGACGGAGAAGACCTTCGTCTGCTCGTCGTGGGGCTCGACGCCGGGTGTCAGCCGATACTCGAGCCGCTGTTCGAGTCGGGCGATCTTCCCACCCTCGAGCGGCTGTTCGAGACGGGGACGGCGGGACCGCTCGAGTCACAGATTCCGCCGTGGACCGCGAGCGCCTGGCCGTCGCTGTACACCGGGAAGAACCCGGGTAAGCACGGCGTCTACGATTTCCTCTCGTTCGACGGCTACGACTGGGACGTGGTCAACGCCTCGCACGTGCGGGCGCGACCGATCTGGGAGCTATTGAGCGAACACGGCGTTACGAGCGTCGTCGTCAACGTTCCGGTCACCCACCCGGCACGGGCGTTCGACGGGGCGCTGATTCCGGGGCTGACCGCCCCCGAGGACCCCGACTGTCACCCGACGGGAATCCTCGAGGACGTGAAAGTAGCCTGTGGCGGCGACTACTGGCTCTACCCACAGCGTAGTCCGGAGCCGGACCGATCGATCGAAGGGTACGAACGGACGGTCGAGCTCCGTGGGAAGGCGTTTCGCTATCTCACCCGACGGTTCGACCCGGAGTTCGGGTTCGTCCAGTTCCAGCAGACCGACTCGGTGTTTCACGAGCGCCCCGGCGACAAGCGGGCTATCGAAGCTGTCTATCGCGAGGTCGACCGACAGGTCCGCGAGACCATCGAACGGACCGATCCCGAGAACGTCCTCGTCGTCAGCGACCACGGCATGGGGAAAGTGACCGGCACCGAGTTCCGGGTCAACGAGTTCCTCCGGGACGAGGGCTACGTCAGCGCCAAGAGCGGCGGCGAGGGGATGCCGACCTGGTCGAAGGCCTGGGAGAACGACCTGCTCGAGGGGGCCGAGGCCGGCAACCGCGAGCAGAGCGCGCTCGAGCGGGCGATGAACGTCGCGGCGAAGTTCGGGATCACGACCCAGCGCGTCGCGAGCGCGCTCGACCGCGTCGGACTCAAAGAGCCGATCGGGACGCGAGTGCCAAACGATATGATCCGCGCGGCGAGCGAACAGGTCGACTTCCCCGAGTCGCGGGCCTACGTCCGCTCGAAGAGTGAACTCGGCGTCCGCATCAACCTCGAGGGCCGCGAGCCGAACGGGCAGGTCTCCGAATCTGCGTACGAGAGCGTCCGCGACGAGCTCGTCGACGAACTGTCGGCCGTCCGGACGCCCGACGGCGAACCGGTGTTCGACGCCGTCGAACCCAGAGAGACGTACTTCGAGGGGGAACACGTCGATCTGGCTCCCGACGTGGTGACGGTTCCCGCGGGGTTCGACAACGCGATCTCGGCCGACCTCGGAACGGGCCGATTCGGCGAGCCGATGGAGCCGTGGAATCACAAGCGCACCGGCGTCGTCGCGGCCGCCGGTTCGGCGTTCGACGAGTCGGCCGCGCTCGAGGACGCGACGATCTTCGATATCGCGCCGACGATCTGTTCGCTGTTCGACGTGCCGATCGACGCCGCGATGGACGGCGGCCCGCTCCCGATTATCGACGGGAGCACGGAGGAACCGTATCCGGCCTACGAACCGGCCCCGATCACGGCGACCGACGACGGTGCCGTCGAAGATCGACTCTCGGACCTGGGATACCTATGA